A window of Diospyros lotus cultivar Yz01 chromosome 14, ASM1463336v1, whole genome shotgun sequence contains these coding sequences:
- the LOC127790965 gene encoding uncharacterized protein LOC127790965, whose amino-acid sequence MPQYNGDNDPYDYLDAYNVQMDLQATISLVKCRIFSAILGGIPWAWFKSLPPRSINSWEGCQQRFLNQYRALRRQLAPPCHLATVFQKANEPLRDYIARFRREMSNVEDPSDESILTTISAGLRKDGKLYERIYRTPIKDLGEFYERASNEIRWEDAFGSKKPVGSREEAGGSNQNKRRHNGDAGREAWGEHSKNEVFKRAQKAEGDE is encoded by the coding sequence ATGCCGCAATACAATGGGGACAACGACCCCTacgattacctggatgcgtacaacgtgcaaatggatttGCAGGCAACCATCTCGCTGGTTAAATGTCGCATCTTCTCGGCAATCTTGGGTGGCATTCCCTGGGCTTGGTTCAAGAGTCTCCCTCCACGCAGCATCAACAGTTGGGAAGGGTGCCAGCAAAGGTTCCTCAACCAATACAGGGCTTTGAGGAGGCAGCTCGCACCGCCTTGTCACCTTGCCACggtattccagaaagcaaacgagccGCTAAGGGATTACATCGCTAGGTTCAGACGCGAGATGAGCAATGTCGAGGATCCCTCCGATGAAAGTATCCTGACGacgatctccgccggcctccgaaaagacggaaagctctatGAGAGAATCTACAGGACCCCGAttaaagacctgggggaattctatgaacgagcttccaatGAGATCCGATGGGAAGATGCCTTCGGGTCAAAGAAACCCGTtgggtcgagagaagaagctgggggctccaaccagaataagagaaggcatAACGGAGACGCTGGAAGGGAAGCTTGGGGGGAGCACTCAAagaatgaagtgttcaagcgagctcaAAAGGCGGAAGGAGATGAGTGA